From Paenibacillus sp. FSL H8-0537:
ATTTCCGACGAAGCAGCTGTGCAGAAAACAAAGCTTGAGCAGCTGGGCAGAACCTTTTGCACCAGTAAAGTTCAGCTCAAGGGTATGCCTATGGTGACGGTACACGGCGTGATGCTTGGACAAGTATCGGACGTTTATTTTCATCCATTTATGGGTACACCAATAGTAGGCTTTGAGCTTACGGACGGTTTTATATCGGATCTAATGGAAGGGCGCAAGTGGCTCAGAGCTCCTGAAGGTTCAGATGCCGTGCTGCTCGGGGAAGACGCGATTATCGTTCCTGCTGTCAGTGAAGCAGAATTGGAGCCTGTCGCAGCTTCCAATTCGAAGAATAGGGAGAAATGAAAGATGATGAGATGTCCCAACTGCAATTCGAAAGATATAGGAAAAATAGGTTCCCATCAATTTTATTGCTGGGGCTGCTTCATTGAACTGACCGTCAACGGAGAGAAGATGTCCGTGTACCAAGTGGAGGAAGATGGGACGCTTAGTTCACTTGATGATCTGTTTTTTGAAGATGAAATGCCACAAATCCATGCCACTTAACGTAAGACGAATCGTTTAATTACGCGAAAGTATAGACCTGCAATAAAATAGCTAGCAACCTAGAGACGGATAAATAAATTTCCGTCTTTTTTGCATTTTTTATTTTTTAAATTTTTTTCGCTAATCGACTGAACTCGACAGAAATTTGGATTTGAAATGGTACTTTGTTTCTATTCCTGAAACGTTAATTATACTATATAATTGTAAATGTAGTTAAAATTTGTAAAGGGAGAGTGTTTTTATGAAAGAAAAAGA
This genomic window contains:
- a CDS encoding photosystem reaction center subunit H, whose translation is MIKLQQLIGLPVLVIHSGKREGTIKDAIFDSHWNVTGLVLESNGWFANVVKTVDWNAVLTCGIDAIIISDEAAVQKTKLEQLGRTFCTSKVQLKGMPMVTVHGVMLGQVSDVYFHPFMGTPIVGFELTDGFISDLMEGRKWLRAPEGSDAVLLGEDAIIVPAVSEAELEPVAASNSKNREK